Genomic DNA from Nitrosarchaeum koreense MY1:
AAATAGACTTTTTTGAAATTATACTATTCTTAATGTCAATAGCAAACAATTAGATTTTTTCTGAGTTTTGAAGTCAAGGTTTGGGAATATGGCATTAAAATCAAAAAAAAGTAACATTTATCATCAGAAAATATTTCAGGTTAAAATGAATTGGATATATTAATAGGATTAGTAATAGCGATCTTTATTATTACAGCAGTATTTGTCGGATATCATGCGTCCCAAGAGCCGCATGAAGTGGTAGAGGGACATGGCGAGTTAATAGAATTAAAAATACTCAGCCAAGTAAAACATGAAACATATATAAAATTAGAACTAAATGAATCGGCTCAGTAATATTTCAAAAACAACAAATTTTTTCGATTTACATTAAATTACTACATATTATTTAGAAAATCAATGTCTTTGACAAACAAAGAAAAAATTATTGCATTAATATCAAATGGAATTGCAGTGTATTCATTATACCAAGAAAGAGGCAGTCTTCCAAAAAACACAAGCATGTATGATTTTGTACTAAAGGCAATTCCAGAAAACATCAAATCAGAATTAAGTGTGCAATTAATTGATGAGGTTTTTCAATATGTCTCATCCACACATAGTTCATAAAGTACAATAATGTAGAACATACATCGCATTGACGGCAATAGCAACTTTAGGATCACATTGTGCACTACAAGTTCTAAAAGGTGCAAAAGATGAAGGTCTAAAGACAATTCTAGTTTGTGAGAGAAAAAGAGAGAGGCTATACCGTCGATTTTCATTTATTGACGAATTAATCTTAGTAGATTCATTTACAGAAATATTAGAACAAAAACATCAATCAATTTTAGAGCAAAATAATGCAGTATTAATTCCTCATGGAACGTTGATTGCACAAATGAGCTCTGAACAAATTGAATCAATCAAGACTCCAATTTTTGGAAACAAGTGGATCCTAAGATGGGAGTCAGATAGAACCATGAAAGAAAAACTTATGCGAGAGGCAAGACTTCCTGTTCCAAAACCTGTCTTACATTCAAAGGACATAGATAAGCTAGTAATTGTAAAAAGGCAAGGGGCTGCAGGTGGCAAAGGATATTTTTTGGCTGCTAATCAAGAAGATTACAATAAAAAAAGAGAACAGTTGATTTCACAGGGAATAATTTCTAAAGAAGAGACACTCTACATTCAAGAGTATGCTGCAGGTGTTTTGGCATATCTGCAATTCTTTTATTCGCCTCTAAAAGAAGAGTTGGAATTTTTTGGAGCTGATCAAAGGCATGAATCAGACATTGAGGGGCTTGCAAGAATTCCATCAGAGCAACAGCTCAAAAATACTAAAGTTCCATCATTTAACGTGATAGGAAACAGCCCAATTGTTCTAAGAGAATCATTATTAGATGAGGTGTATACCATGGGTGAAAATTTTGTAGAAGCATCAAAAAGAATTGTATCACCTGGAATGAACGGGCCATTTTGCATTGAAGGGGTTTATGATGAAAATGCAAAATTTACATCGTTTGAATTTTCAGCTAGAATCGTGGCAGGAACTAACATCTATATGGATGGCTCGCCATACTACTCATTGCTTTTTAATGAGCCTATGAGTATGGGCAAAAGAATTGCACGTGAAATAAAAACTGCAAAAGGAACAAATCAGCTAGATAAAATTACAACGTAAAAAAAGAAGGTTTCATTTTTGCAAAAAGCATGACAGATGAGAGCATTACTATAAACCCAAAAATTGTACCGATTGGGAATTCTGGAATCACATACGTTCCAATAATTTCAACTTCTTCAGAACCTACTGGTACAAAGAACTCAAATGTGGAGAGCTCAGAATCAGAAGTTATTTGATAATATACTTCTTCACCATCAACTAAAATTATAAATTCATTATTTTCTGCATTTATCAAATCATGTTCCAGTTCTATAAAAAATTGAGAGTCATATGTCTCATCCAGACCGATAAGCAATGATTTTGATTCCGGATCAATCTCCATTGCAATGACATTAGCGTTTATAGTGTAAGAAATAGAATATTCATGTTCATCAATTTCCAAAACATATTCTGAGGAAGTAGAAAACGAATCAGATTCCGAAGTCTGGGCTAAAGCAGGTGTGCTAAAAATCAAAAGAGGTAAAATAAAAAGAAACCAATAATGCATGATTTAGCATCAAATGATTAATTATTATTGCTTTCTTCTATTCCGCAATTAATACACATTTTTTTATCCTGAATGGCAAAATATGAAAAGCTGTGAATAAATCCAATCTTACAACTCATGTTATTTTTAAAACTGCA
This window encodes:
- a CDS encoding formate--phosphoribosylaminoimidazolecarboxamide ligase — encoded protein: MTAIATLGSHCALQVLKGAKDEGLKTILVCERKRERLYRRFSFIDELILVDSFTEILEQKHQSILEQNNAVLIPHGTLIAQMSSEQIESIKTPIFGNKWILRWESDRTMKEKLMREARLPVPKPVLHSKDIDKLVIVKRQGAAGGKGYFLAANQEDYNKKREQLISQGIISKEETLYIQEYAAGVLAYLQFFYSPLKEELEFFGADQRHESDIEGLARIPSEQQLKNTKVPSFNVIGNSPIVLRESLLDEVYTMGENFVEASKRIVSPGMNGPFCIEGVYDENAKFTSFEFSARIVAGTNIYMDGSPYYSLLFNEPMSMGKRIAREIKTAKGTNQLDKITT
- a CDS encoding PEFG-CTERM sorting domain-containing protein, which codes for MHYWFLFILPLLIFSTPALAQTSESDSFSTSSEYVLEIDEHEYSISYTINANVIAMEIDPESKSLLIGLDETYDSQFFIELEHDLINAENNEFIILVDGEEVYYQITSDSELSTFEFFVPVGSEEVEIIGTYVIPEFPIGTIFGFIVMLSSVMLFAKMKPSFFTL